The Sphingopyxis sp. TUF1 genome segment CAGCGCCGCAATCTGGTTGTGCCCGCGTTCGGCGCGGCGAAACAGCCCATCCCCTGCCGCCTCGTAGCGTGGCCAGTTCACCCACTGATGCCCATAGACCGGACCAAGATCGCCCCACTCGGTCGCAAATTTCTCGTCGGCGACGATCCGCGCCTCAAACTCCGCAGCGCTGATGTCCTCGCCCGTCGCGCGGCGATATTTGTCAAGCGGCCAGTCGGTCCAGATTTTCACCCCCTGCGCGACGAGCGAGCGGATATTGGTATTTCCGGTGAGGAACCACAACAGTTCGCGAAGCGCCGTTTTCCAGTAGACGCGCTTCGTCGTCAGCAGCGGGATCGCATCGTCCTTCAGCGAGAATCGCATCGTTTCGCCGAACAGCGATCGCGTGCCCACACCGGTGCGATCGACTCGCTCGTCGCCCTCGACCCAGACGCGGCGCATCAGGTCAAGATATTGCAGTTCATAATGGATGGAATCAGCCAAGGCGTGCTCCCTTTCTTTGCCCATCATTGCTAGGCCTCACGCCGTGCGGCGACAAGGGATTCGCCGGAAGCGGGCTGCCGATCCATCCGATGCGGCGCAGTCGGCTGTTGGGTCCGGCGGGCGCCTGCGCCATGCGCGGATGATGACGATCTTCGAGTCCGTCGGCAAAACTTATGCCGCCGCGATGCGTCCGGGTTTCGTGCCATGCGACGCCGAAGGCGCGATCGCGGCGCAATTGCTGCGCCCCCGGTTCGATGACGACCGGGAAAGCGTCCTTTTGGCGGCCTTTGACGCGTTCGAACGACTGGTTGGGTTTGAAAGCATCGACAGCGAAACGCCGCGTCGCTGCGTCGTCCCGCCGCGATGCTGGCGCAGGCTGCTGGTCAGCAGCACTGCGACCGTCCTGGTGGCGCACAACCATCCCTCGGGCATCGCCTGGCCGAGCGACGCCGACATTGCCGCAACGCACGAAGTCGCGCTTTTTCTGCGAACAATCGGTATCGATCTCGCCGATCATCTGATTTTCGTCTCCGACGGTCATTTCAGCTTTCGAACTGCCGAAATGCTGTAGTTCGGGCAATCGGCTTGACTGTGCCGATTGGCGCTTGAAGTTCGCAGATTGCGCGTCTAGAGGACCGCCCTGCCTTCGCGGCGGCCACGGCCGACGCGCAGATCGGTCGGGGAGTAGCTCAGCCTGGTAGAGCACTGTCTTCGGGAGGCAGGGGCCGGAGGTTCGAATCCTCTCTCCCCGACCAGTTTTCTCGCATAATTCATAATATGTCGCCGTCGCTTCTTGAAAGTCGGCGAATAACGCCCTAGATTTATTCTACACCGCCATGGTTTTCCCCCTTTCCATCGCGGTGAGTGCCCCGTCGGAAGCGATGCGGGCGCGTCCTCCCTGGACCCTGGCCACCTCGTACTTCGGTACGAGGTGGTTTTTTATTCGGCCGCCTGCGGCAAAAGCTCGGCGCGGGGGCGCCATTGCTGGGCCGCCCTTACCAAATCGGCGAACCAGCGCGAAAGGCGTTCCACGCGATCGGCGTCAGGCAGGTGGTCGGCGGTCAGATAAAGACTGCGGTCGATCTCGATCTGGATCGCATGAACGTCGCGGACCGGCCGACCGTGGGTGCGAACGATATGCCCGCCGGCATAGGGTTGGTTGTGCAGCACCCGCTCCCGCAGCGCCCCGGCCGATTCTATCACCATATCGACAAGCGCTCCGCTTGCCGTTGCGCCAAACCGGTCGCCGATGATGATCCGCGCACCATGCCCCGGTTGTCCGGACGGAATCGTCGGCATCGAGTGAAGATCGATCAGGATCGCGAACCCGAACCGCGTGCGCGCCGACGCAATTTCGGCTGCCAAAGCCGCGTGATAAGGTCGATGCAGCCGGTCCAGCCGCCATTCCAGCGCCTCGAGATCAATCAACCGCTTCCACAACGGGCCGCAGTCGGCAAGCCGCGTGGGCACGACCCCAAGCCCCGCTCGCTCTTTGCGCCCCGGCGTCGCGAACTGGGCGCGCAGCGCTGGTTCGACCTCCCCGGGCGCCATCTGGCCCTCGCCGCGATTGCAATCGGCGACAGCCCGCGCCCAAAGGGCGGTCACGACGGCCGCCCCCGCTTCGCAGGCCCCTGCCGCAATTCCGTCGCACCACCGGTCCTCAAGCCGTTCAAGCGTTGCATGGTCAACGCGCGCTGCGTCCAGGATTTCACGCGGATAGATACGCCCCGCATGCGGAACCGAAACGATAACCGGGCCTGGAGCTGCGGGACGGTTGACCTCGATGGCGGTGGGAATGATGGTACGCGGCGTCATTGACGACGGGTGGCAAATAATTGCGCAGGAATCCAGCCGCGACGCCAATTTGTTAAAACTCTGGCGCTATGTGATATGGCCAACGGAGCGTCCCCGCGCGGAACCGGCGATGCTCAAGGACCAGGGAACAGATTTTACGATGATTCGCATCTTACTGGCCGAAGACGACGACGTGATGCGCGAATATCTCGCGCGGGCGCTTACGGGCGCGGGCTATCACGTGACCGCTGTCGACCGCGGCACGGCGGCGGTTCCCTATATCGACTCGGGCACCTTTGACCTCCTGCTGTCCGACATCGTCATGCCCGAAATGGACGGCATCGAACTCGCCCAGCACACCGCCAAGGCGGCGCCGCAAACGCAGGTGATGTTCATTACCGGATTCGCCGCGGTTTCGCTGCGCGCGGAGGAAAATGTCCCTCAGGCCAAGCTGCTTTCCAAACCCTTCCATCTCAAGGATCTGGTGCGCGAGGTCGATGCGCTCTTCGGGCGTGCCGACCAGTCGCATCTTCAATAAGCGCGCGGGGGGCTTGCCAAGCCGCTCCAAGGCCTTTAGGGGGCGCGTCACCCCAAAGGATGGGCGTGTAGCTCAGTGGTAGAGCACTGTGTTGACATCGCAGGGGTCGCAAGTTCAATCCTTGCCACGCCCACCATTCAAAACGCCGCCGACCTGCAAGGTTGGCGGCGTTTTTGATTCAGGCCATGCCCTTCGCCAGGTCGCCGCGCGACGCATCGCCGATCTGGCTGCCGCCATCGCAATCGAGGATCGTTCCGGTGATATAGCTCGCCGCGGGGCTACACAGAAACACCGCCGATTCGGCAACCTCCTCGATCCGGCCCCAGCGCTTCATCGCGATGCGGTCGTAATGCGACTGCCGCGTTTCGGCGTCGGGCGCGAGGCGTTTCATCCCTTCGGTATCGGCAATCGGTCCCGGCGAAATGCCGTTCACGCGCACCTCCGGCCCCCATTCGAGCGCGAGCACGCGGATCAGCTGGTTGATCCCCGCCTTCGCCGCGCACGCGTGCGCCTGCAAGGCGGATGCGTTGACCGCCTGCCCCGCGGTGATTGCGATCAGCGAGGCGCCGGGCCGCACCAGCAGGTCGTGGCAGCCGCGAAAGACGTTGAACGTGCCATTGAGGTCGATGTCGACCACGGTACGAAAGGCGTTCGCCGACATGCCGAGCACGGGAGCCAGAAAATTGCCCGCGGCGCCCGAAATGACGATGTCCATCGGCCCGAGCTCGCCTGCGACGCGCTCCATCACGCCGCGAATCGCCGAATAGTCGCGCACATCGCCCGACAGGCCCAGTGCGCCCTTGCCGATGTCCGCCGCCGCGCGCGCCGCCTTATCGGGATCGCGCCCCGCCACCGCGACCTTCGCACCCAGTTCGGCAAAGCGTTTGGCGATGCCCAGGTTGATGCCGCTCGTGCCGCCAGCAACGAACGCGGTCTTTCCGGCCAGCAGATTATCGCGAAATGTCGACATGCTCCCTATCCTCTCTCTCGCTTCGGTCGCCGATCCGGGGGTTGACGGATCGGAACCAGTCGCCTTTTGAAACTGGAAGAGACAGCAAGGATGATCCGATGGCAAGTGCCGGCCCCACCTCGAACAGCTTTATCTCGCAGCGGCTGAAGCTTCATTATGTCGACTGGGGCAATCGCGAGGCGCCGCCGTTGCTGCTCGTCCATGGCGGGCGTGATCATTGCCGCAACTGGGACTGGGTCGCCGAGCGGCTGCGCGACCGATTCCACGTCATCGCCCCCGACCTGCGCGGCCATGGCGACAGTGCCTGGTCGCCCGACGGCAATTATGCGATCGACGGTTTTGTCTATGACCTTGCACAGCTGATCCACCAGCTCGACCGCGGCCCGGTGTCGATCGTCGCGCATTCGATGGGCGGCAATATCGCGCTTCGCTATACCGGCCTTTATCCCGATAGGGTGCAGAAGCTCGTTGCGATCGAAGGGCTCGGCCCCTCCCCCAAGCTGCTCGCCGAGCGCGCGAAGACGCCTTATGCCGACCGGTTCCGCAAATGGATCGACGACAAGCGCCAGGCCGCCGGGCGCACGCCGCGCCGCTATGCGACGATCGAGGATGCGCTCGCGCGAATGATGGGCGAAAATGCCTATCTCACCGAAGCGCAGGCGCGCCACCTCACCATCCATGGCGTCAGCCGCAATGAGGATGGGACGTGGAGCTGGAAATTCGACAATTATCTGAACGTCTGGCCGGCATTCGACATGCAGCAGGACGATATTGCGTCGCTGTGGGGCGCGATCACCTGCCCCACGCTGCTACTCTACGGCGCCGATAGTTGGGCCTCGAACCCCGAAAAGGACGGCCGCCTTCGCCATTTCAACACGGCAAGAGTCATCGAGTTCGAAAATGCCGGTCACTGGCTACACCATGACCAGTTCGACCGGTTCATGTCCACGTTAGACGATTTCCTTTAAGCTGCGCCCCGACGGCGCGTTCCGGCGCGCGATACGAGGCGGCACGATGGCATATTCGGGTCAGGTTTCGCGGCCGCAAAAGCTGCTGTCGGGCGGCGGAGCGCTGGCCGCGGCGCTCGCGATAGGCGTCGGACTCGCCAGCGGGCTCGACCTCGATGTCGTGCGCCGTGCGGGCGAAACCATCACCGCAATCGCCCTGCCCGCTCCGCCCGCCGCGCGCGAAAACGCCTTCCCGGCACCGGCGCCGAGCGAGCGCACCGCGGGCAAGGCGTCGGCAGCGAACAAGCAGGCGAAGGCCGCCCCGATCGCCGCACCGGCCCAAAAGCTCCCGCCGCTCACCCCGCCCGCCGCTGCGGCGCCGCAGCCCGGTGCCGGGAGCGACTCCTCCGCCGGGGCCACGCCCGATCCCGGCCCCGGATCGGGCGCGGGCGGCCGCGGCGACGGAACGGGTGCCGGCGGAACCGGAACCGGAACGGGCGGCGGCACCAAGGCCGTGTGGCGCAGCGGGACGATCCATGACCGCGACTATCCGCGTGATGCCAGCCGCGAGCGCGTGGGTGGCGAGGTGGAGGTGCGCTTCACGATCGAGGCCGATGGCCGCGTGACCGGCTGCCGCGTCACCAGGTCGAGCGGGAACGCTGCACTTGACCGGCGAACCTGCGAGCTCATCGAAGCGCGCTTCCGCTTCAAACCCGCGACCAATGCCGCAGGCGAAGCCATCGCGAGCCCCTATGGCTGGCGCCAGCGCTGGTGGCTGGAGCCGCGGCGCTAGATCCCGCCGAACATGATCGGCTCGGCGCGCGTCGGCTGCTACTGTCCGGGAGAAAAGGTGGCGGAGACGGAGGGATTCGAACCCTCGGTACCGGATTTACCAGTACGACGGTTTAGCAAACCGTTGGTTTCAGCCACTCACCCACGTCTCCGCATGGTCCGCCGCGCTAACGGCAGGTTTGGCCTAGGCGGGTCGCTATAGCCACGCGCTTCGTGGCCCGCAACGCCAAAGATGGCCCATTTTTCGTGTTCGCATCGGCATTTCATCGGCAAATCGATTCGGTCCGGCGCAAAATCGACTCGGGTCATCGCCGGTTCATTGCCCGCCCGGCAAAGCGAGTCATGATTAATGCGGGTTTCGCCGCCATGGCGACATATAATCCTTGGGGGGTCCCTATGTTTAAGACGTTCACCAGCCTGGCCTTGGCAACACTGGCGTCGATCGGTCTGGCGCTGACGCCGGTTCCGGCGGCGGCGCAGATGCGCGAGATCGACCCCAGCAGCATGGAGGTCGATTCCGACCTGGATAACCCCGCCCCACCGCCCGCAACGAGCGATCCTGTGCCGAGCGAATCCTATGACAGCGATCTTGCCACGGGGGATCAGCAGACGAGCGAAACGCCGGTCGATCCCGTCGCTCCTGCCAGCGATGCCTCCACCGTCGCCGCCGCGCCGGGATCAACCTACAAAAAAGACGATCTCATCGGAGCGGCCGAAGGGATCTTCGGCAAGGGCGCGCAAGGTCTGGCAGCGATGATCGAGGATATTTTGAAGGATCAGGGCGAGCCCAACGCCTATATCGTCGGGCGCGAAGCCGGCGGCGCGCTCGTGCTCGGCGTGCGTTATGGCTCGGGAACGCTGCATCACAAGATCGAGGGCGAACTGCCCGCCTATTGGACCGGCCCGTCGATCGGTTTCGACGCGGGGGCCAACGCGGCCAACACCTTCGTCCTCGTCTATAATCTTTTCGACAGCGAAGACCTCTACAAGCGCTATCCCGCGGGCGAAGGCGCGGCCTATCTGGTCGGTGGATTCAACGCCAGCTACCTGCGCCGCGGGGACGTCGTGCTGATCCCGATCCGCGTCGGCGTCGGCGCGCGCCTCGGCGCCAATGTCGGTTATATGAAATTCCGCAAGAAGCAGAACTGGGTGCCCTTTTGACGCTCACCCGTCTGCCCGGGGACAAGAACCCGCGCCTCGGCGCGGGTTTTTTTGGGGGAATGGCGGTTAACCACCGAACCTAGCCGTCGCCCCCGCGAAGGCGGGGGCCGCTGTCGGTTTACACAGCGACGCAGGAAAAGGCCGATTGCGGCCCCCGCCTTCGCGGGGGCGACGGTTTATTGAAACGTCCGCTCCCCACCCCAAAGCAGACATCAAAAAACGCTGTCCTACATGGTCAGGCTATGCCAGCCTTCGTTCCGGCTCTTTCAACATGTGGACAAACCAACTGCTGCCCGCCTGCAGGCGCGCGCCGGAACCGCGCCCGGCGTTGTGCGCCGAGGCGGCTCAGCCGGGACAGCGTGCAAGGCTGACCTTTACTGACCTTTGAAACAGTTCCGCGACCTATGGTTCGATCGGATCGCTCGCCCAACCCGGCCCGTTCGCCAGCGAAAGCACCCTATTCGGCCGCCTCAAGCTTGTCCTGCGTGCGCAGCTCGAAATCCGATGCGTCGTGGCGTTCGCGCAGCTGGCTCGCCGGATCGCCGGTCAGGCGGTTGACCATCCGCCCGCGCTTCACCGCCGGGCGCGCCGCGAGCTGATCGGTCCAGCGCAGGACGTTCTTATAATCCTGCACCTGCAGGAACTCGCCTGCGTCATAGACCAGCCCCTTTACGAGTGAGCCATACCAGGGCCAGATCGCCATGTCCGCGATCGTATAATCACCGCCCGCGATATATTCGCTCTCCGCGAGGCGCCGGTCGAGCACGTCGAGCTGGCGCTTCACTTCCATCGCATAGCGGTTGATCGGATATTCCTGCTTCGTCGGCGCATAGGCATAGAAATGGCCGAAGCCGCCGCCCAGGAAAGGCGCGCTGCCCATCTGCCACATCAGCCACGAAAGCGTTTCGGCGCGCTTCGCCGTGTCGGTGGGCAGGAAGGCGCCGAATTTCTCGGCCAGATGAATCAGGATGGCGCCCGATTCGAACACCCGGATCGCTTCGGCGCCGCTGCGGTCGACGAGCGCGGGGATCTTGCTGTTGGGATTGGCGCCGACAAAGCCGCTCGAAAACTGGTCGCCTTCACCGATGTTGATCAGCCACGCATCATATTCGGCGCCGCCGTGCCCGGCCGCCAGCAATTCCTCGAGCATCACCGTCACCTTCACGCCGTTGGGCGTACCGAGCGAATAGAGCTGGAGCGGATGCTTGCCGACGGGCAGTTCCTTGTCATGCGTCGGCCCCGCAACCGGGCGGTTGATATTGGCGAAGCGCCCGCCGCTGGCCTTGTCCCATGTCCAGATTTTCGGCGGCACATATTCGCTGGTGTCGGTCATCGCGCAGCTCCTTGACTGATTTTTATACCGATCGGTAACCTAAGTGCCCACGCGCCTACTGTCCACCCTTGGCCGATCAAATAATATTTGCCGCGCGCAAAGCCGAAATCGCGTCGGCATCATAGCCAAGCTCAGCGAGTATCGTGTCACTATGCTCGCCGAGCTGCGGTGCACGGCTCGCCGCTACCTTGTCGCTTGCCGACAGGCGGATCGGTGCGCGGATGACGGGCACTTCACCAGGCGCGCCAGGATAGGCGACGGGCTCGACGAGTCGCATCGCCGCGACCTGCGGATGGGCTAGCGCTTCGCTCGGACGAAGAACGGGCGCCGCAGGCACGCGCGCCGCGCCCAGTTCGGCGATGGCGTCATCGCTCGTGCGCTCGATGCACCAGCGCTGCATGATCGCGCTCAGATCCGCGCCATTGTCCCCACGCAATATGTCGCTGGCATAGCGCGGATCGCCGACGAGTTCGGGGTGCCCGACGAGCGCTGCCCAGCGGGCGAAGATCCCATTGCCGACGATTTGCGTGACGATCCAGCCGTCGCGCGTGCGGAACAGGTCGGTGGGCGCCGAGCTGAAGCTGCGGTTGCCAATCGGCTGGCGTTCGATGCCGTTCAGCGCATGATCGATGGTGAGCGCGTTCGAGAGCGCGAGCGCGGTGCCGAGCAGCGATCCCGATACGCATTGCCCCTTCCCCGTCGCCTCGCGCTCGCGCAGCGCCAGCATCACTCCAAAGGCGCAGTGGAGCGCGGTCGAGAAATCGACATAATTGACCTGCGCGCGATAGGGTTGATCCGCCGTGCCGGTCAGGTGGACCGTCCCCGACATCGCCTGCCCCACCGCATCGAATCCCACGTGGCTCGCGAGCGGCCCTTCGCTGCCAAAAGCGGAGGCGGTCGCCAGGATGATTCGTGGATTGATCGCCGACAGGCTGTCATAATCGAGGCCCAGCTTGACCAGCGCATCGTGCGGCAGGTTGGCAACGACGACATCGGCGGTTTCGATAAGACGGCGTACGATCTCGCGGCCCTCGGGACTGCCGGGCTTCAAGGTCAGGCAGCGTTTGGCGCGATTCATCTGCATGAACATCGCCCCCGATCCATCGTCGGCGACGGGCACCGTATAGCGGTCGTCATTTCCGCCCGGCGCCTCGATGCGGATAACATCGGCGCCATAATCGGCGAGCAACGCCGCGCAATAAGGTCCGGCGATATAGCGGCCGAAATCAAGCACCCTTATTCCCGTCAGCGGCACGCCATCCCCTTCCCTCTTCCGTTTCTGTCAACGGGGCTAGCAGCCGTCCGTCGAGCCTGCCAGCGCCTTCGTCGAAAGCGACGGCTTGCAACTTAGCGCACCGCTCATATGGTCGGCACATAATTTCAAACGGGGATAATATCATGGCGCGCTTCGCTCTCGCCCTTGCGGCGACTTTGGCTTGTTCGACCTCGGTCTGGGCGCAAAGTGCACCCGCTCCGACCGCTGAGGCCAAAGATGCCAAGTGGGACGTCAACGCTCCGCCGGGCATGGCAACCCGCAAAGTCCCCATTGCGGTCGACGAAGGCAGCTGGATGAATGTCGATGTCGCCCCTGACGGGCGCACCATCGCCTTCGACCTGCTCGGCGACATCTACACGATGCCCATCGACGGCGGCACGCCGACGCGCATCGCCGAGGGGCTGGCCTATGAGCATCAGCCGCGTTTCTCGCCCGACGGCACGCGCATCGCGTTCGTTTCCGACCGCGGCGGCGGTGACAATATCTGGATCATGAACCGCGACGGCAGCGACAAAAGGCAGGTGTCGAAAGAGGATTTCCGCCTGCTCAACCAGCCGAGCTGGAGTCCCGACGGGCAGTTTCTTGTCGCCAAGAAGCATTTTACCACGGGCCGCTCGCTCGGCACGGGCGAGGTGTGGATGTATCATGTGTCGGGCGGCGCGGGCGTGCCGCTGGTCAAGAAACCCAATGAGCGGCATCAGAAGGAGCTGGGCGAACCCATTTTCGCGCCCGACGGCAAGAGTGTCTATTATACGCGCAACGTCACGCCCGGCCCGATCTTCGAATATGCGCAGGACAGCAACACCGACCTCTTTCATATCGAACGCTACAGCCTCGAAGACGGGACGGTCAGCACCGCGGCGTCTGGCAATGGCGGCGCCGTGCGCCCCACTCCTTCACCCGACGGCAAGCGCCTCGCCTTCGTGCGGCGCGAAGGCGCACTGTCCAAGCTCTATGTGAAGGATCTTGCGTCGGGCGCCGAAACCAAGCTTTACGACGCGCTCGACCAGGATGTGCAGGAAACGTGGGCGGTGACCGGCGTCTATCCGAACATGGCGTGGACCCCCGATAGCCGCGACATTCTGTTCTGGGCGGGCGGTAAGCTGCGCCGCGTCGACGCGAGCGGAGGCGAAGCGCGCATCATCCCGTTCCGCATCAACGACGACCGTGTGATCGTCGATGCGATTCATCCGGCAGTCGAGGTCGCCCCCGACAGCTTCACGACAAAAATGCCGCGCTGGGCCGAAGTGTCGCCCGACGGGCGCAGCGTCGTCTTCGAAACACTCGGCAAGCTTTGGGTCAAGCCCGCGGCCGGCGGCATCCCGCGGCGGCTGACCGCTGCGAAAGACGCGGCGATGGAGTTGTGGCCAAGCTGGTCGCGCGACGGCAAATCGATCGTCTTCGTGCGCTGGACCGACGCGGGTCTCGGCGAAATCCATGTGACGGGCGCCGCCGGCGGAAGCTCGCGTAAGGTAACGGCAACGCCCGGCCACTATGCTGAACCCCGCTTTTCGCCCGACGGCAAGACGATCGCTTTCGAACGGCGCGGCGGCGGCGGGCTGGTTTCGGCGCGCTGGGGCGAAGACCCCGGCGTCTATCGCATCGCGGCAACCGGCGGTGCGATCGAACGGATCAGCCGTGATGGCGCCAAGCCGCAGTTCGGCGCGGCAAACGATCGCGTTTTCATGGTCACTTCCGCCGATGGCAAGAGCCAGCTCGTCAGCACCAACCTGAACGGCGAGGACAAGCGCGTCCACGCAAGCGGTGAGCTGGTCAACGACTATGAAATCGCGCCCGACGGCCGCACCCTCGCCTTCCGGCAGAATTACGATGCCTATGTCACGCCGCTGATGCCCGGCGGGCAGGACGTGTCGCTCGGCACCAAGAGCGGCGCGCTGCCCGTGACTCGCGTGTCGGGTAGCGGCGCTGATTATATCCACTGGTCGAACGGCGGCCGCCGCCTGCACTGGAGCCGCGGCGCGACGCTGTTCAGCGCCGATCTCGCGAACCTCTTCGCCAATGCTCCCGCCGACGACAAGGCGCCCAAATTCACGCCGCCCACCGATGGCGTATCGCTGGCGATGACGCAGACGGCCGCGAAGCCCAAGGGCGCGGTGCTCATCACCGGCGCAAAGATCGTCACGATGGCCGACAAGGATGGCGGGGTGATCGACAATGGTGCGATCCTGATCGAGAACGACCGCATCGCTGCGGTCGGTCCCGCGGGCGCGATCACCGTCCCCGCGGGCACAACGACCGTCGACGCCACCGGCAAGACGATCGTACCCGGCTTCGTCGACGCCCACGCGCACGGCCCGCACGGCACCGACGAACTGGTTCCGCAGCAGAACTGGTCTGAAATCACCAATCTGGCGATGGGCACGACGACGAGCCATAACCCCTCGTCGCGCGCGTCGGAAATCTTTGTTTCGTCCGAAATGCAGCGCGCAGGGCTCATTCTCGCGCCGCGCATCTTCTCGACCGGCGAGGTCATCTATGGAGCGAAGTCCGCCAGCGGCTATGCCGAAATCAATGGCTATGAGGACGCGCTTGCCCATGTCCGGCGGCTGAAGGCGCAGGGCGCGAACAGCGTCAAAAATTACAACCAGCCGCGGCGCGACCAGCGGCAGATGGTCGTCAAGGCCGCACAGGCCGAGGGACTGTCCGTCGCACCCGAGGGCGGCTCACTCTTCACGATGGATGTCTCGCTCATCCAGGACGGCAATTCGACCGTCGAGCATAATATCCCGCTGCATGTTTTCTACCGCGACCTTGTCCAACTGTGGGGCCAGACCAAGGTCGATTACACCCCCACGCTCGTCGTCGCCTATGGCGGCCCCGCGGGCGATCCA includes the following:
- the thyA gene encoding thymidylate synthase; its protein translation is MMGKEREHALADSIHYELQYLDLMRRVWVEGDERVDRTGVGTRSLFGETMRFSLKDDAIPLLTTKRVYWKTALRELLWFLTGNTNIRSLVAQGVKIWTDWPLDKYRRATGEDISAAEFEARIVADEKFATEWGDLGPVYGHQWVNWPRYEAAGDGLFRRAERGHNQIAALIDSLENNPGSRRHIFTGWNVADLDRMALPPCHMTYQFHVRSDGGLSCLLFQRSCDLGLGFAFNIFEAALLTRMIADQCGLHAHEVVWSGGDVHLYLNHAELVEQQLARVPEGQPKLHILRRPPSIFDYRFEDFAVEDYAPQAPISAPVAV
- a CDS encoding JAB domain-containing protein; translation: MTIFESVGKTYAAAMRPGFVPCDAEGAIAAQLLRPRFDDDRESVLLAAFDAFERLVGFESIDSETPRRCVVPPRCWRRLLVSSTATVLVAHNHPSGIAWPSDADIAATHEVALFLRTIGIDLADHLIFVSDGHFSFRTAEML
- a CDS encoding N-formylglutamate amidohydrolase; its protein translation is MASRLDSCAIICHPSSMTPRTIIPTAIEVNRPAAPGPVIVSVPHAGRIYPREILDAARVDHATLERLEDRWCDGIAAGACEAGAAVVTALWARAVADCNRGEGQMAPGEVEPALRAQFATPGRKERAGLGVVPTRLADCGPLWKRLIDLEALEWRLDRLHRPYHAALAAEIASARTRFGFAILIDLHSMPTIPSGQPGHGARIIIGDRFGATASGALVDMVIESAGALRERVLHNQPYAGGHIVRTHGRPVRDVHAIQIEIDRSLYLTADHLPDADRVERLSRWFADLVRAAQQWRPRAELLPQAAE
- the cpdR gene encoding cell cycle two-component system response regulator CpdR is translated as MIRILLAEDDDVMREYLARALTGAGYHVTAVDRGTAAVPYIDSGTFDLLLSDIVMPEMDGIELAQHTAKAAPQTQVMFITGFAAVSLRAEENVPQAKLLSKPFHLKDLVREVDALFGRADQSHLQ
- a CDS encoding SDR family oxidoreductase; this encodes MSTFRDNLLAGKTAFVAGGTSGINLGIAKRFAELGAKVAVAGRDPDKAARAAADIGKGALGLSGDVRDYSAIRGVMERVAGELGPMDIVISGAAGNFLAPVLGMSANAFRTVVDIDLNGTFNVFRGCHDLLVRPGASLIAITAGQAVNASALQAHACAAKAGINQLIRVLALEWGPEVRVNGISPGPIADTEGMKRLAPDAETRQSHYDRIAMKRWGRIEEVAESAVFLCSPAASYITGTILDCDGGSQIGDASRGDLAKGMA
- a CDS encoding alpha/beta fold hydrolase codes for the protein MASAGPTSNSFISQRLKLHYVDWGNREAPPLLLVHGGRDHCRNWDWVAERLRDRFHVIAPDLRGHGDSAWSPDGNYAIDGFVYDLAQLIHQLDRGPVSIVAHSMGGNIALRYTGLYPDRVQKLVAIEGLGPSPKLLAERAKTPYADRFRKWIDDKRQAAGRTPRRYATIEDALARMMGENAYLTEAQARHLTIHGVSRNEDGTWSWKFDNYLNVWPAFDMQQDDIASLWGAITCPTLLLYGADSWASNPEKDGRLRHFNTARVIEFENAGHWLHHDQFDRFMSTLDDFL
- a CDS encoding energy transducer TonB is translated as MAYSGQVSRPQKLLSGGGALAAALAIGVGLASGLDLDVVRRAGETITAIALPAPPAARENAFPAPAPSERTAGKASAANKQAKAAPIAAPAQKLPPLTPPAAAAPQPGAGSDSSAGATPDPGPGSGAGGRGDGTGAGGTGTGTGGGTKAVWRSGTIHDRDYPRDASRERVGGEVEVRFTIEADGRVTGCRVTRSSGNAALDRRTCELIEARFRFKPATNAAGEAIASPYGWRQRWWLEPRR
- a CDS encoding DUF1134 domain-containing protein, with amino-acid sequence MFKTFTSLALATLASIGLALTPVPAAAQMREIDPSSMEVDSDLDNPAPPPATSDPVPSESYDSDLATGDQQTSETPVDPVAPASDASTVAAAPGSTYKKDDLIGAAEGIFGKGAQGLAAMIEDILKDQGEPNAYIVGREAGGALVLGVRYGSGTLHHKIEGELPAYWTGPSIGFDAGANAANTFVLVYNLFDSEDLYKRYPAGEGAAYLVGGFNASYLRRGDVVLIPIRVGVGARLGANVGYMKFRKKQNWVPF
- the yghU gene encoding glutathione-dependent disulfide-bond oxidoreductase; the encoded protein is MTDTSEYVPPKIWTWDKASGGRFANINRPVAGPTHDKELPVGKHPLQLYSLGTPNGVKVTVMLEELLAAGHGGAEYDAWLINIGEGDQFSSGFVGANPNSKIPALVDRSGAEAIRVFESGAILIHLAEKFGAFLPTDTAKRAETLSWLMWQMGSAPFLGGGFGHFYAYAPTKQEYPINRYAMEVKRQLDVLDRRLAESEYIAGGDYTIADMAIWPWYGSLVKGLVYDAGEFLQVQDYKNVLRWTDQLAARPAVKRGRMVNRLTGDPASQLRERHDASDFELRTQDKLEAAE
- a CDS encoding CaiB/BaiF CoA transferase family protein translates to MPLTGIRVLDFGRYIAGPYCAALLADYGADVIRIEAPGGNDDRYTVPVADDGSGAMFMQMNRAKRCLTLKPGSPEGREIVRRLIETADVVVANLPHDALVKLGLDYDSLSAINPRIILATASAFGSEGPLASHVGFDAVGQAMSGTVHLTGTADQPYRAQVNYVDFSTALHCAFGVMLALREREATGKGQCVSGSLLGTALALSNALTIDHALNGIERQPIGNRSFSSAPTDLFRTRDGWIVTQIVGNGIFARWAALVGHPELVGDPRYASDILRGDNGADLSAIMQRWCIERTSDDAIAELGAARVPAAPVLRPSEALAHPQVAAMRLVEPVAYPGAPGEVPVIRAPIRLSASDKVAASRAPQLGEHSDTILAELGYDADAISALRAANII